In one Brevibacillus choshinensis genomic region, the following are encoded:
- a CDS encoding IclR family transcriptional regulator, producing the protein MMGGTDATGSRKERDKTLEKLEKDRYSSSSLVRGLEILRLFRAEQPTLSLVEIANQLGINRTAPFRLLFTLQSLGYLKQNEDTKRYELTPKVLELGFAYLNTLQITEVARPFLEKLRDETGGSSHIGILDDTAVVFVAVQQARGPSTVSVSVGSRLPAHATAVGKILLAFQPRELWEEILLLSDLQSYTKDTKTMMTAILKELDVVRKQGYSVSSGEFEVGIRSVSAPIFDETGRAVAAVSVAAHESILPDERVEKYVLPAICDSAEKLSAFYGYRQTKRMG; encoded by the coding sequence ATGATGGGAGGGACGGATGCCACAGGTTCCAGAAAGGAGAGAGACAAGACGTTGGAAAAACTAGAAAAAGATCGATACAGTTCCAGCTCCCTTGTAAGGGGATTGGAAATCTTGCGGCTATTTAGGGCAGAGCAACCAACGCTTTCTCTTGTGGAGATCGCCAATCAGTTGGGGATTAACCGGACGGCTCCGTTCCGGTTATTGTTTACACTGCAGTCTCTTGGATATTTAAAACAGAACGAAGATACCAAACGCTATGAATTGACGCCGAAAGTATTGGAGCTGGGTTTTGCCTATCTAAACACGCTGCAGATCACAGAAGTAGCTAGACCGTTTTTGGAAAAGCTACGAGATGAGACGGGTGGCTCCTCCCATATCGGTATTCTGGACGATACAGCGGTTGTGTTTGTGGCGGTTCAACAGGCGCGAGGGCCGTCTACAGTCAGTGTTTCCGTAGGTTCGCGTCTGCCTGCACATGCGACAGCAGTAGGGAAAATTCTGTTGGCATTTCAGCCGAGAGAATTGTGGGAAGAGATTTTGCTGCTGTCTGATTTGCAGTCGTACACGAAAGATACGAAGACCATGATGACCGCGATCCTCAAGGAGCTGGATGTCGTTCGCAAGCAGGGTTACTCCGTCAGTAGCGGTGAGTTCGAGGTGGGAATCCGATCTGTATCCGCGCCGATTTTTGATGAAACGGGTCGGGCTGTCGCTGCGGTGAGTGTTGCAGCACATGAATCGATCTTGCCAGACGAGCGTGTGGAAAAATACGTATTGCCGGCGATTTGCGATTCCGCAGAAAAGCTCTCCGCCTTTTACGGCTATCGGCAAACCAAAAGGATGGGATAA
- a CDS encoding cupin domain-containing protein → MSEQNISIEEFEQKFVARLETRKLDYNALSFQEQVNPAYRRAQCRYVGTGGVATTDSNVIQAGNFTLSNMYLPAGAEGPLHLHSDVEEVFFVIKGNITALVQIGETVHEIKLGERDCIWSPPGYYRGVRNDGDEEAIMAVMLGAPKPQIPTYPEGSELEAIRVERAKAKAAAAAAEQQK, encoded by the coding sequence ATGAGTGAACAAAACATCTCTATTGAAGAATTTGAGCAAAAGTTTGTAGCCCGTCTGGAAACGAGAAAGCTTGACTACAATGCACTCTCTTTCCAAGAGCAAGTAAACCCAGCATATCGTCGTGCGCAATGCCGTTATGTAGGTACTGGCGGCGTAGCTACAACTGACAGCAACGTAATCCAAGCAGGCAACTTCACATTGAGCAACATGTACCTGCCAGCTGGCGCTGAAGGCCCTCTGCACCTGCACAGCGACGTAGAAGAAGTGTTCTTCGTGATCAAAGGTAACATCACGGCTCTGGTACAAATCGGCGAAACTGTGCATGAAATCAAACTCGGTGAGCGCGATTGCATCTGGTCACCTCCAGGCTACTACCGTGGTGTTCGCAACGACGGTGACGAAGAAGCAATCATGGCTGTTATGCTGGGCGCACCAAAACCACAAATCCCAACATACCCAGAAGGCAGCGAGCTGGAAGCGATTCGCGTAGAGCGCGCGAAAGCAAAAGCAGCAGCGGCAGCAGCAGAACAACAAAAATAA
- a CDS encoding ABC transporter ATP-binding protein, whose amino-acid sequence MQTKTPAIEIEKLRKVYTRGKEEVTAIQEISLQIPEGKFVSIVGPSGCGKSTFLHIVGGFIPKSTGTVRIRGKEVDKPGPDRGMMFQESALFPWKNVYDNVAWGLEVQGVEKAKRDEIVEHYLKLVHLWDFRNNLPSELSGGMKQRISLARVLAFNPDVLLMDEPFGALDAQTREKMQVELQRIWQESNKSVMFVTHDIDEAVFLSDVVVVFSGRPAVIKEIIEIDFARPRQLDVHKTQEFMDIRNHIWDLLHQEHSKNGEDDF is encoded by the coding sequence ATGCAAACTAAGACACCCGCTATTGAAATCGAAAAGCTGCGCAAAGTCTATACGCGAGGGAAAGAAGAGGTCACGGCCATTCAAGAAATCAGCCTGCAGATTCCCGAAGGCAAATTTGTCAGCATTGTCGGTCCTAGCGGATGCGGAAAAAGTACCTTTTTGCATATTGTTGGTGGCTTCATTCCTAAATCTACGGGGACAGTGCGCATTCGCGGCAAGGAAGTCGACAAGCCAGGTCCGGATCGGGGCATGATGTTTCAGGAGTCAGCCCTGTTTCCTTGGAAAAACGTCTACGACAATGTGGCATGGGGACTCGAGGTTCAAGGCGTGGAAAAGGCAAAGCGTGACGAGATCGTGGAGCACTACCTCAAGCTGGTACACCTGTGGGATTTCCGCAACAATCTCCCATCGGAGCTGTCTGGCGGGATGAAGCAGCGCATTTCCCTCGCACGTGTGCTCGCTTTCAATCCGGACGTCCTTTTGATGGATGAGCCGTTTGGTGCGCTCGATGCGCAGACGCGAGAGAAGATGCAGGTAGAATTGCAACGCATTTGGCAGGAGTCAAACAAGAGCGTGATGTTCGTCACACATGATATCGACGAAGCGGTTTTCTTGAGTGATGTCGTGGTTGTATTTAGCGGTCGTCCTGCTGTCATCAAGGAAATCATCGAGATTGACTTTGCGCGCCCTCGTCAGCTAGACGTGCACAAGACACAGGAATTTATGGATATTCGCAATCATATCTGGGATTTGCTCCATCAAGAACACAGCAAGAATGGAGAGGATGATTTCTGA
- a CDS encoding ABC transporter permease, with amino-acid sequence MKKGWNVLIQYQSLIWIVVAWEVIAFMQIMPERLFPSLAKVVVVAFDLISSGMLMENLPTTLFRVFAGFGLAILIGVPLGLLMSRSALLNDVMQPMFSLGYPIPRVALYPILVFILGLGSASKVTLIFIECLFPIVLNTYYGATRVGKLYLWAGQNMGASNNQIFWRILLPATMPSIFTGLKIALPLAFIIAVLTEMIGSTVGMGYLLSYMSASLMQEKVLAGVLLITLVGYLLNLLLQVIQRKYVFWQ; translated from the coding sequence ATGAAAAAAGGATGGAATGTCCTCATTCAATACCAATCGCTCATTTGGATCGTCGTGGCATGGGAAGTGATTGCTTTTATGCAAATCATGCCAGAGCGTCTTTTCCCGTCGCTCGCCAAGGTAGTGGTGGTCGCTTTCGATCTGATCTCGTCCGGCATGCTTATGGAAAATCTGCCAACGACACTGTTCCGGGTCTTTGCTGGATTTGGTCTGGCGATATTGATCGGAGTGCCACTCGGTCTTTTGATGAGTCGCTCTGCTTTGCTCAATGATGTGATGCAGCCGATGTTTTCCCTCGGCTATCCGATACCGCGCGTGGCGCTCTACCCGATTCTCGTGTTCATATTGGGCCTGGGCTCCGCGTCAAAAGTGACTCTGATTTTCATCGAGTGCCTGTTTCCGATTGTGCTCAACACCTACTATGGTGCGACCCGCGTCGGCAAGCTCTATCTGTGGGCAGGACAAAACATGGGAGCGAGTAACAATCAGATTTTCTGGCGCATCCTCTTGCCGGCGACGATGCCTTCCATCTTTACTGGTCTGAAAATCGCGCTCCCGCTGGCGTTTATCATCGCTGTGTTGACGGAAATGATCGGTTCGACGGTCGGTATGGGCTATCTGCTCAGTTACATGTCAGCCTCGTTGATGCAGGAAAAAGTATTGGCAGGTGTCCTCCTGATTACACTGGTCGGATATTTGCTCAATCTCCTGCTGCAAGTCATTCAGCGAAAGTATGTATTTTGGCAGTAG
- the nadX gene encoding aspartate dehydrogenase, producing MKIGIIGGGTVATFLIKSINVDQRLPGCTVDSVFLRSADVAEAWERDYGTRAFTEMEAFLSSGIDIVVEAATVEAVRDYAELVISKRKDLVIISVGALVDQELYDRLNEICRQLGTHIHLPSGAIGGLDVIHSAMALGQLDEVSLTTRKPPASLLGRQLDAKEVVFDGTATEAISRFPKNINVAIVLSLAGLGCDNTRVKIVADPEATKNIHTIEAVGSFGKMNIQLENDPMPDNPKTSYLAALSVLSTLKKQTERISIG from the coding sequence ATGAAGATCGGAATCATCGGTGGGGGAACGGTAGCGACTTTTTTAATCAAAAGCATCAATGTGGATCAGCGGCTGCCAGGCTGCACGGTGGACTCCGTTTTTCTGAGAAGTGCAGATGTCGCAGAAGCGTGGGAACGCGATTATGGGACACGTGCGTTTACGGAAATGGAAGCGTTTCTGTCCTCTGGAATTGATATCGTCGTAGAAGCGGCGACAGTGGAAGCCGTCCGTGACTATGCTGAGCTCGTCATTTCCAAGCGTAAAGATCTGGTGATTATCAGCGTAGGTGCGCTGGTGGATCAAGAACTGTACGATCGCCTGAACGAAATCTGTCGCCAGTTGGGCACGCACATTCATTTGCCGTCCGGAGCAATCGGTGGCTTGGATGTGATTCATTCGGCAATGGCATTGGGGCAGTTGGACGAGGTCTCCCTGACCACGCGTAAGCCACCAGCATCCTTGTTGGGGCGTCAGTTGGATGCGAAGGAAGTTGTATTTGATGGAACAGCTACAGAGGCCATCAGTCGCTTCCCGAAAAATATCAATGTTGCCATCGTGCTGTCTTTGGCGGGTCTGGGCTGTGACAACACGCGGGTGAAGATCGTAGCTGATCCGGAAGCGACGAAAAACATCCATACGATCGAGGCGGTAGGTTCATTTGGCAAAATGAACATCCAGCTGGAGAATGACCCGATGCCGGACAATCCGAAGACAAGCTACTTGGCGGCTTTGAGCGTACTTTCTACATTGAAAAAGCAGACTGAGCGCATTTCTATCGGGTAA
- a CDS encoding aromatic-ring-hydroxylating dioxygenase subunit beta: protein MSMEMMLATYEFQQWLYREAKLLDDIDFDGWFALMHPDIKYSMPVRVNKEGIERPDYATDMFAFHDDHHLLSLRVERLKSDYAWAEIPPSRTRRSVNNVRIEEYVPNDKAVVKSYLLLYRSRSTDIHHDLVSGERTDEFLYVDGEWKLSKRFFVIDQTTINTRNLAIFV, encoded by the coding sequence ATGAGCATGGAAATGATGCTGGCTACTTACGAATTCCAGCAATGGTTGTATCGCGAAGCAAAATTGTTGGATGATATCGATTTTGATGGTTGGTTTGCGTTGATGCATCCTGACATTAAATACTCGATGCCAGTCCGCGTAAACAAAGAAGGAATCGAGCGCCCTGATTACGCGACGGACATGTTCGCCTTCCATGACGACCACCATCTGCTGTCCCTGCGTGTGGAGCGTTTGAAATCGGATTATGCCTGGGCGGAGATTCCTCCGTCCCGCACTCGCCGTTCGGTAAACAACGTGCGCATCGAAGAGTACGTACCGAATGACAAGGCTGTTGTCAAAAGCTACCTGCTCTTGTATCGCAGCCGCTCGACGGATATTCACCACGATCTGGTCTCTGGTGAGCGTACGGATGAGTTCCTCTATGTAGACGGAGAATGGAAGCTGTCCAAGCGTTTCTTCGTGATCGACCAGACCACCATCAATACACGTAACCTGGCAATTTTCGTATAG
- a CDS encoding dienelactone hydrolase family protein, whose translation MSLKTEWVHFEQNGAKHRIYTSRMERAKTPLPVVIVIQEIWGTDAHILDLTDRFAKAGYLAVAPDLYAVDGKRTESMTEERIEQVKAFLEALPPPAWHDPVAREAAMEQQPEKAREELRATYADVFANLKRLPQLLEKLQATMTFLEGYDLSKGQKVASTGYCIGGALSLLLASSDPRLAGAVVYYGHLLNKEQIATIQCPVVGFFGELDGKINAHLPEFARSMQEAGKSFSYEVYEGAHHAFFNDTRGAYHVGASRDAWEKTLAFFNQVLV comes from the coding sequence ATGTCCTTGAAAACAGAGTGGGTTCATTTTGAGCAAAATGGCGCCAAGCACCGCATCTACACCTCTCGGATGGAGCGGGCGAAGACACCTTTGCCTGTCGTTATCGTCATCCAGGAGATCTGGGGAACGGACGCGCATATTCTGGATTTGACCGATCGCTTTGCGAAGGCAGGCTATTTGGCTGTCGCTCCCGATCTGTACGCAGTAGATGGAAAGCGGACAGAAAGCATGACCGAAGAGCGTATCGAACAAGTCAAAGCCTTTCTCGAGGCGTTGCCACCACCTGCATGGCATGATCCGGTAGCACGTGAGGCAGCGATGGAGCAACAGCCGGAAAAGGCACGTGAAGAATTGCGAGCGACGTACGCGGATGTATTTGCCAACCTGAAGCGCTTGCCACAGCTCCTGGAGAAACTGCAAGCGACCATGACCTTCCTCGAAGGCTACGACCTGTCCAAAGGGCAAAAGGTAGCTTCTACGGGCTATTGCATAGGTGGGGCTCTCTCCCTCTTGCTGGCTTCTTCTGATCCGCGTCTGGCAGGTGCTGTAGTCTATTACGGGCATCTCCTAAACAAAGAGCAGATAGCGACAATCCAATGCCCAGTCGTCGGATTCTTCGGCGAGCTGGACGGAAAGATCAATGCCCATTTACCAGAGTTCGCCCGTTCGATGCAAGAGGCAGGGAAGTCCTTTAGCTACGAAGTCTATGAAGGAGCACATCATGCTTTCTTCAACGACACACGGGGAGCCTACCATGTAGGAGCTTCGCGTGATGCTTGGGAAAAGACGCTGGCATTTTTTAATCAAGTCTTGGTATAA
- a CDS encoding SDR family NAD(P)-dependent oxidoreductase, which translates to MAELSGKSVYITGGASGIGKAVVEAFIKEGAVVTVLDRSADGLRELEQQLGDSVRTITGDVTVYEDHQRAVQCAVEAFGKLDILVSNAGVFDAFAKFVDVTPEAMSDAYDMLFSINVKGSFFAAKAAVDELKRTRGNMIFTVSGAGFYPDGGGVWYTASKHAQIGLLRQLAFELAPDIRVNAVAPGGTLTALSVIPPLRPFVNIVDNETKAKSIKRRNPLQIAMEAEDHVGAYILLASDKARAITGEVLASDGGLVVRGLG; encoded by the coding sequence ATGGCAGAGCTTTCCGGAAAATCGGTATATATCACAGGTGGTGCCTCCGGGATTGGCAAGGCGGTTGTGGAGGCTTTCATCAAAGAAGGGGCTGTTGTCACCGTACTGGACCGCTCAGCAGACGGTCTGCGTGAGCTGGAACAGCAACTGGGGGACAGTGTCCGCACCATCACGGGCGATGTGACTGTGTATGAGGATCATCAGCGAGCCGTGCAATGCGCCGTGGAGGCATTTGGGAAGCTGGATATTCTCGTGTCCAACGCAGGTGTGTTCGATGCATTCGCCAAATTCGTCGATGTCACCCCGGAAGCGATGTCGGATGCCTACGACATGCTGTTTTCGATCAATGTAAAAGGAAGCTTTTTTGCTGCAAAAGCGGCAGTGGACGAACTGAAACGGACGCGGGGGAACATGATTTTCACGGTGTCCGGTGCAGGCTTCTATCCAGATGGTGGAGGCGTATGGTATACGGCAAGCAAGCACGCGCAGATCGGTCTGCTCCGACAGCTCGCTTTCGAATTGGCACCCGATATTCGTGTAAATGCCGTGGCTCCTGGCGGTACATTGACAGCACTATCCGTGATTCCACCACTGCGCCCATTTGTCAATATAGTAGACAACGAGACAAAGGCGAAAAGCATTAAGAGACGAAACCCGTTGCAAATTGCGATGGAAGCAGAAGATCATGTGGGAGCATACATCTTGCTGGCTTCAGACAAAGCGCGTGCGATCACTGGCGAAGTATTGGCTAGCGACGGTGGATTAGTCGTGCGAGGACTCGGATAG
- a CDS encoding VOC family protein, with protein MREALLGNSELNQICFVVNDIEKAAGAFATLLGIEKPNWFLTGTREVSQIVFNGVPTDARNKLIFINTPSVQIELIEPDQEPSTMREFLGKQEGIHHVAFNTDDMKKQLALLSENGYGVIQTGEFTASKGRYAYVDTVPNCKTMVELLERDEPQPIPPVKPRTAEDPQPLLGTDTLTQIAVVVKDLDAAADAYCSLLGVEKPNVLREGPSDVTQVVFRGEPTEAKARFLFIKTPLIEIELIEPGDSPSTWKEHLETKGEGVHHISFLVKNMDEKMAILEEKGYPVIQKGNFWNGKGRYAYMDTTSDYHVIIELLEKFEA; from the coding sequence ATGAGAGAAGCGCTACTCGGTAACAGTGAGTTGAACCAGATTTGTTTTGTAGTCAATGACATAGAGAAAGCAGCGGGGGCGTTCGCGACACTGCTGGGTATTGAAAAGCCAAATTGGTTTTTGACGGGGACGCGTGAAGTTTCTCAAATCGTTTTCAACGGCGTACCGACAGATGCACGCAACAAGCTGATTTTCATTAATACACCTTCCGTACAGATCGAATTGATCGAGCCTGACCAAGAGCCAAGCACGATGCGTGAATTCTTGGGCAAGCAGGAAGGCATCCACCACGTTGCTTTCAATACCGATGACATGAAAAAGCAATTGGCACTGCTTAGTGAAAACGGCTATGGCGTCATTCAGACCGGTGAATTTACTGCGAGCAAAGGCCGATACGCGTATGTAGACACTGTGCCAAATTGCAAAACGATGGTGGAGCTTTTGGAGCGCGATGAGCCACAACCAATTCCTCCAGTGAAACCAAGAACGGCAGAAGATCCACAGCCTCTCCTCGGTACAGACACCTTGACTCAAATCGCAGTCGTGGTCAAAGATCTAGATGCAGCTGCTGATGCTTACTGCTCTCTTCTGGGAGTGGAAAAACCAAACGTGCTCAGAGAAGGACCGAGCGACGTAACGCAAGTCGTATTCCGTGGAGAGCCGACGGAAGCGAAAGCGCGTTTTCTATTCATCAAAACTCCGTTGATCGAGATCGAATTGATCGAGCCAGGAGATTCTCCTAGCACGTGGAAAGAACACCTCGAAACAAAAGGTGAGGGTGTTCACCACATCTCCTTCCTGGTGAAAAACATGGATGAGAAAATGGCCATCCTGGAGGAAAAAGGCTATCCTGTGATTCAGAAAGGCAACTTTTGGAACGGGAAAGGCAGATACGCATACATGGATACGACCTCTGACTATCATGTCATCATCGAGCTTCTGGAGAAATTCGAAGCGTAA
- a CDS encoding ABC transporter permease — protein sequence MDKRLHKIALIEVVVLLVVWQILATLQWIPEYLSSPMVVGKELFAMIMSGDLFSNAAASLYRSIIGFLLVAVVGIVLGIAAGYFKPIGTFFTPIVDVLNPVPKIALLPILMVWFGISDTTRVLLIFLTAFFPCFIATQDGVHGVKQVYVWAAQNMGASRIQILWKIILPASLPKIFDGLRVSLGLTFVMMFSSEMIGSSNGLGLGFMILTADMAGRTDLMFVSIFVIALLGFLFDRILLAVRARLLWWSENRG from the coding sequence ATGGATAAACGCCTGCACAAAATCGCGTTAATCGAAGTCGTCGTACTGCTAGTCGTCTGGCAGATTCTTGCTACGCTACAGTGGATTCCCGAGTACTTGTCCAGCCCGATGGTCGTCGGCAAAGAACTGTTCGCCATGATTATGAGCGGAGACTTGTTTAGCAATGCGGCCGCCAGCTTGTATCGTTCGATCATCGGATTTTTGCTGGTAGCCGTCGTCGGGATCGTACTGGGTATAGCTGCAGGGTACTTCAAGCCCATCGGCACCTTTTTTACCCCGATCGTGGATGTACTCAACCCTGTACCGAAAATTGCCTTGCTGCCGATCTTGATGGTCTGGTTTGGCATTTCGGATACGACACGTGTGTTGCTCATCTTTTTGACCGCATTTTTCCCTTGTTTTATCGCGACTCAGGACGGTGTGCACGGGGTGAAACAAGTTTACGTCTGGGCTGCGCAAAATATGGGAGCAAGTCGCATACAAATCTTGTGGAAGATCATTCTTCCAGCTTCCTTACCGAAAATTTTTGACGGTTTGCGCGTTTCGCTCGGATTGACGTTCGTCATGATGTTTTCCTCGGAAATGATCGGTTCCTCCAATGGTCTAGGGCTTGGCTTCATGATTTTGACCGCGGACATGGCAGGACGTACGGACCTGATGTTCGTCTCCATTTTTGTCATTGCTTTGCTCGGCTTTTTGTTTGATCGAATTTTACTGGCTGTCCGCGCTCGCTTGCTCTGGTGGTCGGAGAACAGGGGGTAG
- a CDS encoding alpha/beta fold hydrolase, whose amino-acid sequence MPYTQVGSLSIHYRTAGEGAPLILLHGLGNNSQSWSRQLAGLQDHFQVIAWDTPGYGDSSDPDPEFRTFGELADILKGFIDSLGFKKVFLLGHSMGSTLAMDFCSKYPEYVEALILAASTRGGRTNPETNERKLKNRLHNVENLPPQELAELRTPDMFSPYAPPEAIAEAKRIMSMVRPPGYRSVAYSLYHADQTEKLSSITMPTMLICGEDDKVTPVAESRIVEQGIAGSSLELIARAGHLCYIEQPEEFNRLVLTFLQTYNEGEAS is encoded by the coding sequence ATGCCGTACACGCAAGTTGGATCTCTCTCCATTCATTACCGGACCGCAGGAGAGGGAGCTCCGCTCATTTTGTTGCATGGCTTAGGCAATAATTCGCAATCATGGTCCCGCCAGCTGGCAGGCTTGCAAGACCACTTTCAGGTCATCGCCTGGGATACTCCTGGCTACGGTGACAGCTCCGATCCCGATCCGGAGTTCCGCACGTTTGGCGAGCTGGCTGATATACTCAAAGGCTTTATTGATTCCTTGGGCTTCAAGAAAGTCTTCTTGCTGGGTCACTCGATGGGTAGCACCCTCGCGATGGACTTCTGTTCGAAGTATCCGGAATACGTGGAAGCTCTGATTTTGGCAGCGAGCACCCGCGGTGGGCGGACGAACCCGGAAACAAATGAACGCAAGCTGAAGAACCGACTGCATAATGTGGAGAACTTGCCGCCGCAAGAGCTGGCTGAGCTGCGCACACCGGATATGTTCTCTCCGTATGCACCGCCAGAAGCAATTGCAGAGGCGAAGCGCATCATGTCGATGGTCAGACCTCCAGGCTATCGTTCTGTAGCTTATTCGCTCTATCATGCTGATCAGACGGAAAAGCTATCTTCTATTACAATGCCGACCATGCTTATCTGTGGAGAAGACGACAAAGTCACTCCAGTAGCAGAATCACGCATCGTCGAACAGGGAATTGCGGGTTCTTCTTTAGAGCTCATCGCACGTGCAGGACATTTGTGCTATATCGAACAACCGGAGGAGTTTAACCGCCTCGTGCTTACTTTCCTGCAGACATACAACGAGGGGGAAGCGTCATGA
- a CDS encoding ABC transporter substrate-binding protein, producing MRKSMGKIAMILGLAVGLTACGSGQSAQPSSGSASGGQPAAGGGSQPVEIRLGGGFSSEEPLWLMQVNPSLTPNQGKSYTLNITQFRANADRLNAYQANQIDVASIGQGATLVAASQGIPLKVIASVIKETPGKGFNTMFMALKDSGINSMADVKGKVIGIPDFKSPTDMWARAAIRSAGMDPDKDVKYAIIPIPSMTEAVKSKKIDIGMFPQPFGATALKAGEFKEVFNAKTGVQADEDFLSMMVNPEFLKNNEQAVKDFLSDYVAALKYYNENGTEARKLLIEKQKVKAEPDVYINLTDNNRSTDGKVDPEGWKAVQDILLQEKWIDKPVDLNAIIDMSYLPK from the coding sequence ATGAGAAAAAGCATGGGAAAAATCGCAATGATTTTGGGTCTGGCAGTCGGGTTGACAGCCTGTGGATCGGGGCAATCTGCCCAGCCTTCTTCAGGATCAGCATCTGGTGGCCAACCAGCAGCGGGCGGAGGAAGCCAACCGGTAGAGATTAGATTAGGCGGTGGTTTTTCATCCGAAGAGCCGCTGTGGCTGATGCAGGTAAATCCTTCCTTGACGCCCAACCAAGGAAAGAGCTACACACTCAACATTACTCAGTTCCGCGCAAATGCTGACCGTCTGAATGCCTACCAGGCGAACCAGATCGACGTTGCTTCCATCGGTCAAGGTGCTACCTTGGTCGCGGCTTCCCAAGGCATACCGCTCAAAGTGATTGCCTCTGTTATTAAAGAAACACCAGGAAAAGGCTTCAACACGATGTTCATGGCGCTAAAAGATTCCGGGATTAATAGCATGGCAGATGTGAAAGGCAAAGTAATCGGTATTCCTGACTTCAAGTCTCCGACAGACATGTGGGCACGGGCTGCGATTCGCTCCGCAGGAATGGACCCTGATAAGGACGTGAAATATGCGATTATTCCGATTCCTTCGATGACGGAAGCGGTGAAGTCGAAGAAGATCGACATCGGGATGTTCCCGCAGCCATTTGGGGCTACAGCTCTAAAGGCCGGAGAATTTAAAGAAGTGTTCAATGCGAAGACAGGTGTACAAGCAGATGAAGATTTCTTGTCCATGATGGTGAACCCTGAGTTCCTGAAAAACAACGAACAAGCAGTCAAAGACTTCTTGAGCGATTACGTAGCTGCCCTGAAGTACTACAACGAAAATGGAACAGAAGCTCGTAAATTGTTGATCGAAAAACAAAAAGTAAAAGCTGAGCCAGATGTCTACATCAACTTGACCGACAACAACCGCTCTACAGACGGAAAAGTGGATCCAGAGGGCTGGAAAGCAGTACAAGACATTCTGCTGCAAGAGAAATGGATAGACAAGCCAGTCGATCTGAACGCGATTATCGATATGTCCTATTTGCCAAAATAA